A genomic window from Planctomycetota bacterium includes:
- a CDS encoding TIGR02206 family membrane protein, whose translation MLALTLSGSREFVHFGAEHLGASVLAVAGGLALALWVRKAGTPRLDRAARWALAVACVAFEAAGIALTGVLPLHLCDISILVAPVVLLTGNRYAFELLYFWGVGGAPQALAQPPLFSGFPAPICIAFFLGHGLILASAFYATLAMRLRPTPRSVIRVWLLTNAYGLLIIPVNLALGTNFLFIMRKPQTPSLLDLMGPYPYYMLVLDALALVVFGLCYLPFWAADRRAARRVACAATAGYDATGSAPGHRDKEETR comes from the coding sequence GTGCTGGCGCTGACGCTCTCGGGCAGTCGGGAATTCGTGCACTTCGGGGCCGAGCACTTGGGCGCGAGCGTGCTGGCCGTGGCGGGCGGCCTGGCGCTGGCGCTGTGGGTGCGCAAGGCGGGCACGCCGCGCCTCGACCGCGCAGCGCGCTGGGCGCTGGCCGTGGCGTGCGTGGCCTTCGAGGCGGCTGGCATCGCGCTCACGGGCGTGTTGCCGCTGCACTTGTGCGACATCTCGATCCTGGTCGCGCCCGTGGTGCTGCTGACGGGCAACCGCTATGCCTTCGAACTGCTCTACTTCTGGGGCGTCGGCGGCGCGCCGCAGGCTCTCGCCCAGCCGCCGCTCTTCAGCGGCTTCCCCGCCCCCATCTGCATCGCGTTCTTCCTGGGGCATGGGCTGATTCTGGCGAGCGCCTTCTATGCCACGCTCGCCATGCGGCTGCGGCCCACGCCCCGGTCCGTCATCCGTGTGTGGTTGCTCACGAACGCCTATGGGCTGCTCATCATTCCGGTGAATCTAGCCCTGGGCACGAACTTCCTGTTCATCATGCGGAAGCCGCAGACCCCCTCGCTCCTCGACCTGATGGGGCCGTATCCTTATTACATGCTCGTTCTCGATGCGTTGGCCCTCGTGGTGTTCGGCCTGTGCTACCTGCCGTTCTGGGCGGCGGATCGCCGGGCGGCGCGCCGGGTTGCGTGCGCGGCCACAGCCGGCTATGATGCGACCGGTTCCGCTCCCGGTCACAGGGACAAGGAGGAGACGCGATGA
- a CDS encoding DUF4070 domain-containing protein, which yields MKALFVYPEFPDTFWSFRHALKFVSKRASLPPLGLLTVAAMVPEHWEKRLVDLNVRRLRDRDIAWADCVFVSAMAVQRAAAQRLIARCQRAGKRVVAGGPLFTAEPEAFPEPDHLVLGEAEGALPELVADLERGEARRVYIAPAFPELDRTPVPLWRLADLSRYATLSLQYSRGCPFNCDFCNVTALFGHRPRTKSAAQVIAELDALYGAGWRGGVFFVDDNLIGNKHRLKAELLPALIAWRREHAISGFLTEASINLADDPELMDLMVRAGFTTVFVGIETPDAAGLAECSKSQNANRDLVADVKRIQRAGLQVQGGFIVGFDSDTPSIFERQIAFIQQSGIVTAMVGLLEALPGTRLFERLQREGRIAGATSGDNVDGTTNILPRMGLDTLREGYRRILAHIYSPKHYYARLKTFLCEYQPPKLRNRVTLADLRAFVRSIVRLGILGSERFHYWKLIVWTVLRRPELLSTAVTLAIYGHHFRKVCRLHVL from the coding sequence GTGAAGGCCCTCTTCGTCTACCCCGAGTTTCCCGACACCTTCTGGAGCTTCAGGCACGCGCTCAAGTTCGTGAGCAAGCGCGCGTCGCTGCCGCCGCTCGGGCTGCTCACCGTGGCCGCCATGGTGCCCGAGCACTGGGAGAAGCGGCTGGTAGACCTCAATGTGCGGCGGCTGCGCGACCGCGACATCGCCTGGGCCGACTGCGTGTTCGTGAGCGCCATGGCCGTGCAGCGCGCGGCGGCGCAACGCCTCATCGCCCGGTGCCAGCGCGCGGGCAAGCGCGTGGTGGCCGGCGGCCCCCTCTTCACGGCCGAACCCGAGGCGTTCCCTGAGCCCGACCACCTGGTCCTCGGCGAGGCCGAAGGCGCCCTGCCCGAACTTGTGGCCGACCTCGAACGCGGCGAGGCCCGACGGGTCTACATCGCCCCGGCCTTCCCCGAGCTGGATCGGACCCCCGTCCCTCTCTGGCGCCTCGCCGACCTGTCGCGCTATGCCACCCTGAGCCTCCAGTACTCGCGCGGCTGCCCGTTCAACTGCGATTTCTGCAACGTCACCGCCCTCTTCGGCCACCGCCCCCGTACCAAGAGCGCCGCCCAGGTGATCGCGGAACTCGATGCCCTCTACGGTGCCGGCTGGCGCGGCGGGGTGTTCTTCGTGGACGACAACCTCATCGGCAACAAGCACCGCCTCAAGGCGGAGTTGCTCCCTGCCCTCATCGCCTGGCGCCGGGAGCACGCCATTTCCGGCTTCCTCACCGAGGCCTCCATCAATCTGGCCGACGACCCTGAACTGATGGACCTCATGGTGCGGGCCGGCTTCACCACCGTGTTCGTGGGCATCGAGACGCCCGACGCGGCCGGCCTGGCCGAGTGCTCGAAGAGCCAGAACGCCAACCGCGATCTCGTGGCCGACGTCAAGCGCATCCAGCGCGCCGGCCTTCAGGTGCAGGGCGGCTTCATCGTGGGCTTCGACTCCGACACGCCCTCAATCTTCGAGCGCCAGATCGCCTTCATCCAGCAGAGCGGCATCGTCACGGCCATGGTCGGCCTGCTCGAGGCCCTGCCCGGCACCCGATTGTTCGAGCGCCTCCAGCGCGAGGGACGCATCGCCGGCGCCACCTCCGGCGACAACGTGGACGGCACCACGAACATCCTGCCGCGGATGGGCCTCGACACGCTGCGCGAGGGCTATCGCCGCATCCTCGCCCACATCTATTCGCCCAAGCACTACTACGCGCGCCTCAAGACCTTTCTGTGCGAGTACCAGCCGCCCAAGCTCAGGAACCGCGTGACCCTGGCCGACCTGCGGGCATTCGTCCGCTCGATCGTCCGCCTCGGCATCCTGGGCAGCGAGCGCTTCCACTACTGGAAGCTCATCGTCTGGACGGTGCTCCGCCGTCCCGAACTCCTCTCCACCGCCGTCACCCTCGCCATCTATGGCCACCACTTCCGCAAGGTCTGCCGGCTCCACGTCCTGTGA
- the arfB gene encoding alternative ribosome rescue aminoacyl-tRNA hydrolase ArfB gives MGDGARVAIQPGVAIPLAELAFRFTRSSGPGGQHVNKAATQAELAFDVAGSPSLSAEQKQRLIGRLGGYVSKEGVLRITCQSSRSQAQNREEALERFAVLLRAALHVPRTRRRTRPPRAAAERRLAAKRRRSELKRGRGAARDDS, from the coding sequence ATGGGCGATGGGGCGAGGGTTGCGATTCAGCCTGGCGTCGCGATACCGCTGGCGGAGCTGGCGTTCCGCTTCACGCGCAGCAGCGGCCCGGGCGGGCAACACGTGAACAAGGCGGCGACCCAGGCCGAACTGGCCTTCGACGTCGCGGGCTCGCCCAGCCTGTCCGCGGAGCAGAAGCAGCGCCTCATCGGGCGGCTTGGGGGCTACGTGAGCAAGGAGGGGGTGCTGCGCATCACCTGCCAGTCCAGCCGCAGCCAGGCGCAAAACCGTGAGGAGGCCCTCGAGCGCTTCGCGGTGCTGCTGCGCGCCGCGTTGCACGTGCCAAGGACGCGGCGGCGCACGCGCCCGCCGCGTGCGGCGGCCGAGCGGCGGCTGGCGGCAAAGCGCCGGCGGAGCGAGCTCAAGCGTGGGCGGGGGGCCGCCCGGGACGATTCCTGA
- a CDS encoding FmdE family protein: MVNKRYPHDLDQVVRFHGHFCRGILIGYRAAKIGLEHLGKPRAVDEEIIAIVENDSCAVDAVQVLTGCTFGKGNLFFRDHGKHVYTFAVRPSGRAVRVSSKPGRRLPLDQMLAAPAGDLFWIEPTTIELPAPAALRDSVLCSRCGEPVMATRTRRRGDRLLCIPCAARGGAHGARPPVRNRPGRPPAHA; this comes from the coding sequence ATGGTCAACAAGCGTTACCCGCACGACCTCGATCAGGTGGTGAGGTTTCACGGGCACTTCTGCCGGGGAATCCTGATCGGCTACCGCGCGGCCAAGATCGGCCTGGAACACCTGGGCAAGCCGCGGGCGGTGGACGAGGAGATCATCGCCATCGTGGAGAACGACTCGTGCGCCGTGGACGCCGTGCAGGTGCTCACGGGCTGCACGTTCGGCAAGGGCAACCTGTTCTTCCGCGACCACGGGAAGCACGTCTACACGTTCGCCGTGCGTCCATCGGGGCGCGCGGTGCGCGTGAGCAGCAAGCCGGGCCGCCGCCTGCCGCTCGACCAGATGCTGGCCGCTCCCGCCGGCGACCTCTTCTGGATCGAGCCCACCACCATCGAACTGCCCGCTCCCGCGGCCCTCCGGGACTCCGTGCTCTGCTCGCGATGCGGCGAGCCGGTCATGGCCACCCGAACGCGTCGCCGCGGCGACCGCCTGCTGTGCATTCCGTGCGCCGCGCGAGGGGGCGCACACGGAGCGCGGCCCCCAGTCAGGAATCGTCCCGGGCGGCCCCCCGCCCACGCTTGA
- the melA gene encoding alpha-galactosidase, with translation MANVVIIGAGSGFGKRLSLDILAHEALRTGSIALVDINEESARHVAEWVQALVRQLGAPVEVRWATDRREVLPGADYVVVAIAVGGRAYAGSPYYDEVMIPAEYGVEQSVADTVGVGGVFRTLRTAPEMLRICRDMEELCPDALLINYTNPMAMLCWAMNEATGIEVVGLCHSVQGTSEQLARYINKPFGEMRFWVAGINHMAWFLQLEWNDADAYPLLFEAAENPEIRAKDPVRFEILRQFGCFVTESSTHMSEYVPYFRKRRELWEPFGLKERRPAREVTGSRWDWQDPDFLAQVRGEKPIEVKASHEYASGIMNGIESGAPFRFNGNVANDGIITNLPPECVVEVPCFADREGVHPCVIGELPTQLAALNLSNIVVQDLTVQAALEGDREKAIHACMLDPLTAAVCSLAEIRTMCDRLFEAEKHLLGYLE, from the coding sequence ATGGCGAACGTCGTGATCATCGGCGCGGGGAGCGGCTTCGGCAAACGGCTGAGCCTCGATATTCTGGCCCACGAGGCGCTGCGCACGGGCAGCATTGCGCTCGTGGACATCAACGAGGAGAGCGCGCGCCACGTGGCCGAGTGGGTGCAGGCGCTCGTGCGGCAGCTCGGGGCGCCCGTGGAGGTGCGCTGGGCGACCGATCGCCGCGAGGTGCTGCCGGGCGCCGACTACGTGGTCGTGGCCATCGCCGTCGGCGGCCGCGCCTACGCCGGCTCGCCCTATTACGACGAAGTGATGATCCCCGCCGAATACGGCGTCGAGCAGTCGGTGGCCGACACGGTGGGCGTGGGCGGCGTGTTCCGCACGCTGCGCACGGCGCCCGAGATGCTGCGCATCTGCCGCGACATGGAAGAGCTGTGCCCCGACGCGCTGCTCATCAACTACACGAATCCCATGGCCATGCTCTGCTGGGCGATGAACGAAGCCACGGGCATCGAGGTCGTGGGCCTCTGCCACAGCGTGCAGGGCACGAGCGAGCAACTCGCCCGCTACATCAACAAGCCTTTTGGCGAGATGCGCTTCTGGGTGGCCGGCATCAACCACATGGCCTGGTTCCTCCAGCTCGAATGGAACGATGCGGACGCCTACCCGCTGCTCTTCGAGGCGGCGGAGAACCCCGAGATTCGAGCCAAGGACCCCGTGCGCTTCGAGATCCTCCGCCAGTTCGGCTGCTTCGTCACCGAGTCGTCCACCCACATGTCCGAATACGTGCCCTACTTCCGCAAGCGCCGCGAGCTGTGGGAGCCGTTCGGCCTCAAGGAGCGGCGGCCCGCCAGGGAAGTGACCGGCTCGCGGTGGGACTGGCAGGATCCCGACTTCCTCGCCCAGGTGCGCGGCGAGAAGCCCATCGAGGTCAAGGCGTCGCACGAGTACGCCTCGGGCATCATGAACGGCATCGAGAGCGGCGCGCCCTTCCGCTTCAACGGCAACGTGGCGAACGACGGCATCATCACCAACCTGCCGCCCGAGTGCGTCGTCGAGGTGCCCTGCTTCGCCGACCGCGAGGGCGTGCACCCGTGCGTCATCGGCGAACTGCCCACGCAGCTTGCCGCGCTCAACCTGTCGAACATCGTCGTGCAGGACCTCACGGTGCAGGCGGCGCTCGAGGGCGACCGCGAGAAGGCCATCCACGCCTGCATGCTGGACCCGCTGACGGCGGCCGTGTGCTCGCTGGCTGAGATCCGGACGATGTGCGACCGCCTGTTCGAGGCCGAGAAGCACCTGCTGGGATATCTCGAGTAG
- a CDS encoding uroporphyrinogen decarboxylase family protein produces MELPPRERVRLALEHQEADRVAIHDSPWATTVARWHTEGLPEKVGPHEFFGYEFAGIGPDLSLRLPTEKLEETDTYVTQRGANGAVHRNWKGKTSTPELVDFTIKTRRDWDEHKARLAFDETRLNWENVKKTHADARKRGLFLTFGGGIGYDHNSGSLLGPVRLLTAIVEEPDWVAEIFMMQADLAVQIVEELFARGIDFDAAFYYDDLGYKNGLFFAPRAYRELLQPAHRRYLESFKRRGLPCILHSCGNVTELVPDLIETGWTCLQPLEVKAGMDLLALKKRYGDVLAFMGGIDVRKMAAADKHPKALEDEIRTKVGTAKKGGGYIYHSDHSVPDNVSFASYRRVIELVRKHGAYGRRP; encoded by the coding sequence ATGGAGTTGCCCCCCCGCGAGCGCGTGCGCCTCGCCCTCGAACACCAGGAGGCCGACCGCGTGGCCATCCACGACAGCCCTTGGGCCACCACTGTCGCCCGCTGGCACACGGAGGGCCTGCCCGAGAAGGTCGGCCCCCACGAGTTCTTCGGCTACGAGTTCGCCGGCATCGGCCCCGACCTCTCGCTGCGACTGCCCACCGAGAAGCTTGAGGAAACCGACACCTACGTCACCCAGCGCGGCGCCAACGGCGCCGTCCACCGCAACTGGAAGGGCAAGACCTCTACGCCCGAACTCGTGGACTTCACAATCAAGACCCGCCGCGACTGGGACGAGCACAAGGCCCGCCTCGCCTTCGATGAGACCCGCCTCAACTGGGAGAACGTCAAGAAGACCCACGCGGACGCCCGCAAGAGGGGCCTCTTCCTCACCTTCGGAGGCGGCATCGGCTACGACCACAACTCCGGCAGCCTGCTCGGCCCCGTGCGGCTCCTCACCGCCATTGTTGAGGAGCCCGACTGGGTGGCCGAGATCTTCATGATGCAGGCCGACCTCGCCGTCCAGATCGTCGAGGAGCTGTTCGCCCGGGGGATTGACTTCGACGCGGCGTTCTATTACGACGACCTGGGCTATAAGAACGGCCTCTTCTTCGCGCCGCGGGCCTACCGCGAGTTGCTCCAGCCCGCCCACCGCCGTTACCTCGAGTCGTTCAAGCGCCGCGGCCTGCCCTGCATCCTGCACTCGTGCGGCAACGTCACCGAACTGGTCCCCGACCTCATCGAGACGGGCTGGACCTGTCTCCAGCCCCTCGAGGTGAAGGCGGGCATGGACCTCTTGGCGTTGAAGAAGAGGTATGGCGACGTGCTGGCCTTCATGGGCGGGATTGACGTGCGAAAGATGGCCGCGGCCGACAAGCACCCCAAGGCCCTGGAGGACGAGATCCGCACCAAGGTCGGCACGGCCAAGAAGGGCGGCGGCTATATCTACCACTCCGACCACTCCGTGCCCGACAACGTCAGTTTCGCCAGCTACCGCCGCGTGATCGAGCTGGTCCGCAAGCACGGCGCGTATGGCCGCAGGCCGTAG
- a CDS encoding DUF4838 domain-containing protein: MKKVAGCLVLIAASCMTVPAPELPPAKAEPPKPLTAAELGQQIDATRYASCRLGEERLGQIEAQLRALAEQAPENSPARKEAQAVTAKLKPAREAIAQRRADLGSCVIRIGGRPLDPATHAIVVPDQPTPQEDHAANDLNAHIERLTGRDLPMVTDSALAQQVPVVVGNCPRTLRKLGVRIDTKGLGLEGIVIRTKGPALVLAGNQRGILYAVYTFLEDYCGCRWFTPECTVIPKTGAFDIADLNVHHIPPLEYRSTDYPCSRPADFAVRNKLNGTQTQIDERRGGKIDYGTFVHTFNSILDPAKHFAEHPEYFSEIKGKRQGGNTQLCLTNPEVLAIAKKTVRDWMKYAPKATIFSVSQNDWYNFCECAQCKALDDAEGTHAATMIAFVNAIARDVAEDYPGKLVDTLAYQYTRTPPKTLRVEPNVCVRLCTIECDFAHPLDQSTHPQNQKFVKDIQGWNKLCNRLYIWDYIIDYGHSVMPWPNLYALIPNIRFFIANGVKGLYEEACYFTKGSELAELRTWIIAKAMWNPSYDTDRAIDEFLAGYYGAAAKPIRAYINLMHEPVLKDPNMYIHIWTGPNAPYLNDKAIAEASRLFDEAEKAVAADPVLLHRVQVARLPVLYVQIVNSTQGFKEEGDTLVDTATNDEGELLKRFESIARKEGLTMIREHQQYGNLDKWLASVSFAGKKLPIVRLANDSLELAILPSLGGRIWKMVHKPTGRDILKRYKDREGNELPDAGGYEEYSEGQYRSAGWNESYRVVKRDKQSVVLEAKLKSGLVLTRTITLDDKEPKATIESTLTNAGKEPRQACLRAHPSFAVSDLSRAALWVPVPGKPALQRPLALPADTPEKDEWLAPAELPAGEWRIADPAASYQIVCRFDPAQVGQCLLNRSARDHRVNLELSTQPATLAPGQSLSLKHTIEARPSADIRPPGP; the protein is encoded by the coding sequence ATGAAGAAGGTGGCGGGCTGTCTCGTTCTGATCGCGGCCTCGTGCATGACCGTGCCGGCGCCCGAGCTTCCCCCCGCGAAGGCCGAGCCGCCCAAGCCGCTCACCGCGGCCGAACTCGGCCAGCAGATTGACGCCACGCGCTACGCCTCGTGCCGCCTGGGCGAAGAGCGCCTCGGCCAGATCGAGGCCCAGCTCCGGGCGCTCGCCGAGCAGGCGCCCGAGAACTCCCCCGCCCGAAAGGAGGCCCAGGCCGTGACCGCGAAGCTCAAGCCCGCCCGCGAAGCCATCGCCCAGCGCAGGGCCGACCTCGGCTCGTGCGTCATCCGCATCGGCGGCAGGCCGCTCGACCCCGCCACGCACGCCATCGTCGTGCCCGACCAGCCCACGCCCCAGGAAGACCACGCAGCCAACGACCTGAACGCGCACATCGAGCGCCTGACGGGGCGCGACCTGCCGATGGTCACCGACAGCGCGCTCGCTCAGCAGGTGCCCGTCGTCGTAGGCAATTGCCCGAGGACCCTCCGCAAGCTCGGTGTCCGCATCGACACCAAGGGTCTGGGGCTCGAGGGCATCGTCATCCGCACCAAGGGGCCGGCCCTGGTGCTCGCAGGCAACCAGCGCGGCATCCTCTACGCCGTCTACACCTTCCTCGAGGACTACTGCGGCTGCCGCTGGTTCACGCCCGAGTGCACCGTCATCCCGAAGACGGGGGCGTTCGATATCGCCGACCTGAACGTGCACCACATCCCGCCCCTCGAGTACCGCTCGACCGATTACCCCTGCTCGCGCCCCGCCGACTTCGCGGTCCGCAATAAGCTCAACGGCACGCAGACCCAGATAGACGAGCGCCGCGGCGGCAAGATTGACTACGGCACCTTCGTCCACACCTTCAATTCCATCCTCGACCCCGCCAAGCACTTCGCAGAGCATCCGGAGTACTTCTCGGAGATCAAGGGCAAGCGCCAGGGCGGCAACACCCAGCTCTGCCTCACTAACCCCGAGGTGCTCGCGATCGCCAAGAAGACCGTCCGCGACTGGATGAAGTACGCGCCCAAGGCCACCATCTTCTCGGTCTCACAGAACGACTGGTACAACTTCTGCGAGTGCGCCCAGTGCAAGGCCCTCGACGACGCCGAGGGCACCCACGCCGCCACGATGATCGCCTTCGTGAACGCCATCGCGCGCGACGTGGCAGAAGACTACCCCGGCAAGCTGGTTGACACCCTGGCCTATCAGTACACGCGCACGCCGCCCAAGACCCTGCGCGTCGAACCCAACGTGTGCGTGCGCCTGTGCACCATCGAGTGCGACTTCGCCCACCCCCTCGACCAGTCCACCCACCCCCAGAACCAGAAGTTCGTCAAAGACATCCAGGGCTGGAACAAGCTCTGCAACCGGCTGTACATCTGGGACTACATCATTGACTACGGCCACAGCGTGATGCCGTGGCCGAACCTCTACGCCCTCATCCCCAACATCCGCTTCTTCATCGCCAACGGCGTCAAGGGCCTCTACGAGGAGGCGTGCTACTTCACCAAGGGCTCCGAACTGGCCGAGCTGCGCACCTGGATCATCGCCAAGGCGATGTGGAACCCCAGCTACGACACCGACCGGGCGATTGACGAGTTCCTCGCCGGCTACTACGGGGCGGCTGCCAAGCCCATCCGCGCCTACATCAACCTCATGCACGAGCCGGTCCTCAAGGACCCCAACATGTACATCCACATCTGGACGGGCCCGAACGCCCCCTACCTGAACGACAAGGCGATTGCCGAGGCGTCCCGCCTCTTCGACGAGGCCGAGAAGGCCGTCGCCGCCGACCCCGTGCTCCTCCACCGCGTGCAGGTCGCCCGCCTGCCGGTCCTCTACGTGCAGATCGTCAACTCCACTCAAGGCTTCAAGGAAGAGGGCGACACCCTGGTGGACACGGCGACCAACGACGAGGGCGAACTGCTCAAGCGCTTCGAGTCCATCGCGCGGAAGGAAGGGCTCACGATGATCCGCGAGCATCAGCAGTACGGCAACCTCGACAAGTGGCTGGCCAGCGTGAGCTTCGCGGGCAAGAAGCTGCCCATCGTGCGCCTCGCCAACGACTCGCTCGAGCTGGCCATCCTGCCCAGCCTGGGCGGACGCATCTGGAAGATGGTCCACAAGCCCACGGGCCGCGACATCCTCAAGCGCTACAAGGACCGCGAAGGCAACGAGCTGCCCGACGCCGGCGGCTACGAGGAGTACTCCGAGGGCCAATATCGCAGCGCCGGCTGGAATGAGTCCTACCGCGTGGTGAAGCGCGACAAGCAGTCGGTCGTCCTCGAAGCCAAGCTCAAGAGCGGCCTCGTGCTCACGCGCACCATCACGCTCGATGACAAGGAGCCCAAGGCCACGATCGAGTCCACACTGACCAACGCCGGCAAGGAGCCGCGCCAGGCGTGTTTGCGCGCCCACCCGTCGTTCGCGGTGAGCGATCTCAGCAGGGCGGCGTTGTGGGTGCCTGTGCCTGGCAAGCCCGCGCTTCAGCGGCCCCTGGCCCTGCCCGCCGACACGCCCGAGAAGGACGAGTGGCTGGCTCCGGCGGAACTGCCGGCCGGCGAGTGGCGGATCGCCGACCCGGCCGCGAGCTACCAGATCGTCTGCCGCTTCGACCCCGCCCAGGTCGGCCAGTGCCTGCTGAACCGCAGCGCGAGAGACCATCGGGTGAACCTGGAGCTCTCCACGCAGCCGGCCACGCTGGCGCCGGGTCAGAGCCTGTCGTTGAAGCACACCATCGAGGCGAGGCCGAGCGCGGACATTCGGCCTCCCGGGCCTTAG
- a CDS encoding sulfite exporter TauE/SafE family protein yields the protein MDSWQIAVFAGCCILGSAVQSVSSFGFAVVLVALTPLFGADLREVVVLITVLVVPNIAIALWQVRSEVRLRPVAWLLAGVPLGTPFGLYLLAFGPEWLLRGALGLVLIGVTAEPFLRQRAGPRPESRLWAFVAGVASGALGAALSAGGPPVVLYFYGRQWSKQATKAAVTLAFAGTVSWRLIAYILQAPFTGRELLTAGLALRGVALWPAVIAGALLGEWAFGTIGQNGFRRAVAAMLIACGVYQLGVAAGAW from the coding sequence ATGGACAGTTGGCAGATTGCGGTCTTTGCGGGCTGCTGTATCCTGGGCTCCGCCGTGCAAAGCGTCTCGAGCTTCGGCTTCGCCGTGGTGCTTGTGGCGCTGACGCCGTTGTTCGGGGCGGACCTCCGGGAGGTCGTGGTTCTCATCACCGTGCTGGTGGTGCCGAACATCGCGATCGCGCTGTGGCAGGTGCGGAGCGAGGTGCGGTTGCGGCCCGTGGCCTGGCTGCTCGCGGGCGTGCCGCTGGGCACGCCGTTCGGCCTCTACCTGCTGGCGTTCGGCCCCGAGTGGCTGCTGCGGGGGGCGTTGGGGCTGGTGCTGATCGGGGTCACGGCCGAGCCGTTCCTGCGCCAGCGAGCCGGGCCGCGGCCCGAGAGCCGGCTGTGGGCGTTCGTGGCCGGCGTGGCCAGCGGCGCGCTGGGCGCGGCCCTCAGCGCGGGCGGGCCGCCCGTCGTACTCTACTTCTACGGACGCCAGTGGAGCAAGCAGGCGACCAAGGCCGCCGTGACCCTGGCCTTCGCGGGAACGGTGAGCTGGCGTCTCATCGCCTACATCCTCCAGGCGCCCTTCACCGGACGCGAGCTCCTCACCGCGGGCCTGGCTCTGCGAGGGGTGGCGCTCTGGCCCGCCGTCATCGCCGGGGCGTTGCTGGGCGAGTGGGCGTTCGGCACGATCGGCCAGAATGGCTTCCGACGCGCCGTCGCGGCCATGCTGATCGCATGCGGCGTCTACCAGCTCGGCGTCGCCGCGGGAGCCTGGTAG
- a CDS encoding uroporphyrinogen decarboxylase family protein encodes MLPKERVAAIFAHRPTDRVPLYMGSFSSRVASAILGRPRACVGGGVVQFYESEALWNGPAAHAEFVERAFQDAMDLPRVLDLDYVRPSYWRLAEQPTRRIDEFTFLYGDPDGAYRVMRFDPETELYQVVDQQPRRETTMEDIERHVAELEASLAGYTPSESLVKDWQRAMAVHGGTRAVHAFGIGVGLPYQDAAWLMAVTLRPDLIRRYLDAQAERACRNAELLGRVGARYAHGGGDFAGTHGPNYSPRAFHELMLPALQKVSDACHRHGVYHMFASDGNLWPVADDLFGASGVDAFYEIDLRAGMDLRRLRERFPHLALLGGISSHTVHRGTKRDVVRETRAALDAARELGSIMVGCSNLVVCQTPMANFWAMMETLHARR; translated from the coding sequence ATGCTCCCCAAGGAACGTGTCGCCGCCATCTTCGCGCACCGCCCGACCGATCGGGTGCCCCTCTACATGGGCAGCTTCTCGTCGCGGGTGGCCTCGGCCATCCTCGGCAGGCCGAGGGCGTGCGTCGGAGGGGGAGTCGTCCAGTTCTACGAGTCCGAGGCCCTGTGGAATGGGCCGGCCGCGCACGCCGAGTTCGTCGAGCGGGCATTCCAGGACGCGATGGACCTGCCGCGCGTGCTCGACCTGGACTATGTGCGTCCCTCGTACTGGCGGCTGGCCGAGCAGCCGACGCGGCGGATTGACGAGTTCACCTTCCTTTACGGCGACCCCGACGGCGCCTACCGCGTGATGCGGTTCGACCCCGAGACCGAGCTGTACCAGGTGGTTGACCAGCAGCCGCGCCGCGAGACGACGATGGAAGACATCGAGCGGCACGTGGCCGAGCTGGAGGCGAGCCTGGCCGGCTACACGCCTTCCGAATCCCTTGTGAAGGACTGGCAGCGGGCGATGGCCGTCCACGGCGGAACGCGAGCGGTCCACGCCTTCGGCATCGGGGTGGGCCTGCCCTATCAGGACGCCGCGTGGCTGATGGCGGTGACGCTACGCCCCGACCTGATCCGCCGCTACCTCGACGCCCAGGCCGAGCGGGCCTGCCGCAACGCCGAGCTGCTCGGCCGCGTGGGGGCGCGCTACGCCCACGGCGGCGGCGACTTCGCCGGCACCCACGGCCCCAACTACTCGCCCCGCGCGTTCCACGAACTGATGTTGCCCGCGCTCCAGAAGGTCTCCGACGCCTGCCACAGGCACGGCGTCTACCACATGTTCGCCAGCGACGGCAACCTGTGGCCCGTGGCCGACGACTTGTTCGGGGCGTCGGGCGTGGACGCCTTCTATGAGATTGACCTGCGGGCGGGCATGGACCTGCGGCGGCTCCGCGAGCGTTTCCCCCACCTTGCGCTGCTGGGTGGTATCAGCTCGCACACGGTCCATCGCGGCACGAAGCGCGACGTGGTGCGCGAGACTCGCGCCGCCCTCGACGCCGCGCGGGAGCTCGGCAGCATCATGGTCGGCTGTTCGAACCTGGTCGTCTGTCAGACCCCAATGGCGAACTTCTGGGCGATGATGGAGACGCTGCACGCCCGCCGCTGA
- a CDS encoding RNA-binding protein, which translates to MNIYVGNLSFQTGDAELRAAFEAHGEVTSASVITDRETGRSRGFGFVEMPSAEQAKAAIAALNGTDLGGRTLNVNEARPRSESRGGSGGGGGRGGRGGYGGGGGRSERRPSW; encoded by the coding sequence ATGAACATCTATGTCGGTAACCTGTCCTTCCAGACGGGGGACGCCGAGCTGCGCGCCGCCTTCGAGGCGCACGGCGAGGTGACCTCGGCGTCGGTGATCACGGACAGGGAGACCGGGCGGTCGCGCGGCTTCGGCTTCGTCGAGATGCCCTCGGCCGAGCAGGCCAAGGCGGCTATCGCCGCCCTCAACGGCACCGACCTCGGCGGTCGCACGCTGAACGTCAACGAGGCGCGCCCCCGCAGTGAGAGCCGCGGCGGCTCCGGCGGCGGTGGCGGGCGCGGCGGCCGTGGCGGCTACGGCGGCGGTGGCGGCCGCAGCGAGCGTCGCCCCTCCTGGTGA